Proteins found in one Populus alba chromosome 14, ASM523922v2, whole genome shotgun sequence genomic segment:
- the LOC118041235 gene encoding auxin response factor 18 isoform X1: MAHAERAGDDLYTELWKACAGPLVDVPKAGERVFYFPQGHMEQLEASTNQELNQQIPRFNLPPKILCRVVNIQLLAEQDTDEVYAQITLHPEVDQTKPTSPDPCPPEPAKQTVHSFCKILTASDTSTHGGFSVLRKHATECLPPLDMSQATPTQELAARDLHGYEWRFKHIFRGQPRRHLLTTGWSTFVTSKRLVAGDSFVFLRGENGELRVGLRRLARQQSSIPSSVISSQSMHLGVLATASHAVLTQTLFVVYYKPRTNQYIIGLNKYLEAVKNGFSVGMRFKMRFEGEDTPERRFTGTIVGVGDISSEWSGSTWRSLKIQWDEPATIQRPERVSPWDIEPFAAPASPNLTQQVVKGKRPRSVDIPTSEITTNSAASAFWYHGPTQSRELVQLGSIAEVQSSESHVWSMRQKEIDSNLNNSGGCNSRARPEGIWPSSSHMNVSLNFFPDSVGDNKCAKTQSIISGVASSISSRQSNGLINEQLERGRKFENSVGCRLFGIDLTSNSGIAAAPEKEPAYPIVDYNGTKGLVPASSEAEKAQTMDVSMSSKKQKQVVPDTLAKELQSKQGSTTSTRTRTKVQMQGVAVGRALDLTVLKGYKDLINELERMFETGGELSTREKWAVVFTDNEGDMMLLGDDPWPEFCKMVKKIFIYSSEEVKKMSTRCKLPTSSFEGEGTVVSMESEHKSNA; this comes from the exons ATGGCTCATGCTGAAAGAG CAGGTGATGATCTGTATACAGAGCTATGGAAGGCATGTGCAGGGCCATTGGTGGATGTCCCAAAGGCTGGAGAGAGAGTTTTTTACTTCCCTCAAGGTCACATGGAACAA TTAGAAGCATCAACAAATCAAGAACTGAACCAGCAAATCCCACGGTTTAATCTTCCTCCTAAGATCCTTTGTCGTGTCGTAAACATTCAACTGCTG GCTGAACAGGACACGGATGAGGTTTATGCTCAGATTACTCTGCACCCAGAAGTAGAT CAAACCAAACCTACAAGTCCAGACCCTTGCCCACCCGAGCCGGCAAAGCAAACAGTTCATTCCTTTTGCAAAATTCTAACAGCTTCTGATACTAGCACCCATGGAGGTTTCTCTGTTCTCCGAAAGCATGCAACTGAATGCTTGCCTCCTTTG GACATGAGCCAAGCAACGCCTACTCAGGAACTGGCTGCCAGAGATCTTCATGGCTATGAGTGGCGGTTCAAGCATATATTTAGAG GTCAACCACGGAGGCATTTGCTTACAACAGGATGGAGCACATTTGTCACTTCCAAAAGACTGGTAGCAGGAGATTCTTTTGTGTTTCTTAG AGGTGAAAATGGGGAATTGCGAGTTGGGCTTCGGCGTCTTGCTCGTCAGCAAAGCTCCATTCCGTCATCTGTGATATCCAGCCAAAGCATGCATTTAGGAGTGCTTGCGACTGCCTCTCATGCTGTTTTGACACAGACTCTCTTTGTTGTGTACTACAAGCCAAG GACGAACCAGTATATCATTGGGCTGAACAAATATCTGGAGGCTGTTAAGAATGGATTTTCTGTTGGTATGCGCTTCAAGATGAGATTTGAGGGAGAGGATACTCCTGAGAGAAG GTTCACAGGCACCATAGTTGGAGTTGGAGATATTTCTTCAGAGTGGTCTGGTTCTACATGGCGGTCGTTGAAG ATTCAATGGGATGAACCAGCAACAATTCAAAGGCCAGAGAGAGTTTCTCCATGGGACATAGAGCCTTTTGCAGCTCCTGCTTCCCCAAATCTTACTCAACAGGTGGTGAAGGGCAAAAGGCCCCGATCTGTGGATATTCCTACATCTG AGATCACAACAAATTCAGCTGCTTCAGCTTTCTGGTACCATGGACCAACCCAATCTCGTGAGTTAGTCCAACTAGGGAGTATTGCTGAAGTCCAAAGCTCTGAAAGCCATGTCTGGTCTATGAGGCAAAAGGAAATTGATAGCAATCTCAATAATAGCGGTGGCTGTAACTCAAGGGCACGACCAGAAGGAATCTGGCCTTCTTCATCTCACATGAACGTATCCCTCAACTTTTTTCCAGATTCAGTAGGGGACAACAAATGTGCTAAAACACAGTCTATTATCTCTGGTGTTGCCTCTTCTATATCATCAAGGCAAAGCAATGGCCTGATAAATGAGCAGCTGGAGAGGGGGAGAAAGTTCGAGAACTCTGTAGGTTGCCGGTTGTTTGGAATTGATCTGACAAGTAACTCTGGCATTGCTGCTGCTCCAGAGAAGGAACCTGCATATCCAATTGTTGATTATAATGGAACCAAAGGACTTGTTCCAGCTTCAAGTGAGGCTGAGAAGGCTCAAACCATGGATGTTTCAATGTCCTCAAAAAAACAGAAGCAAGTTGTACCAGACACTTTGGCAAAGGAGTTACAAAGCAAGCAAGGCTCCACAACCTCCACGAGAACTCGTACCAAG GTGCAAATGCAAGGGGTTGCTGTCGGCCGTGCTCTTGATTTAACTGTGTTGAAGGGGTACAAGGATCTCATAAATGAGCTGGAGAGAATGTTTGAAACTGGAGGAGAACTTTCCACGCGTGAAAAATGGGCTGTTGTGTTTACAGATAATGAGGGTGATATGATGCTCTTGGGCGATGATCCATGGCC TGAGTTCTGTAAGATGGTGAAGAAGATTTTCATATATTCAAGTGAGGAAGTAAAGAAGATGAGCACAAGATGCAAGCTTCCTACATCTTCTTTCGAGGGCGAAGGGACTGTTGTAAGCATGGAGTCGGAGCACAAGTCTAATGCATGA
- the LOC118041235 gene encoding auxin response factor 18 isoform X2: protein MAHAERGDDLYTELWKACAGPLVDVPKAGERVFYFPQGHMEQLEASTNQELNQQIPRFNLPPKILCRVVNIQLLAEQDTDEVYAQITLHPEVDQTKPTSPDPCPPEPAKQTVHSFCKILTASDTSTHGGFSVLRKHATECLPPLDMSQATPTQELAARDLHGYEWRFKHIFRGQPRRHLLTTGWSTFVTSKRLVAGDSFVFLRGENGELRVGLRRLARQQSSIPSSVISSQSMHLGVLATASHAVLTQTLFVVYYKPRTNQYIIGLNKYLEAVKNGFSVGMRFKMRFEGEDTPERRFTGTIVGVGDISSEWSGSTWRSLKIQWDEPATIQRPERVSPWDIEPFAAPASPNLTQQVVKGKRPRSVDIPTSEITTNSAASAFWYHGPTQSRELVQLGSIAEVQSSESHVWSMRQKEIDSNLNNSGGCNSRARPEGIWPSSSHMNVSLNFFPDSVGDNKCAKTQSIISGVASSISSRQSNGLINEQLERGRKFENSVGCRLFGIDLTSNSGIAAAPEKEPAYPIVDYNGTKGLVPASSEAEKAQTMDVSMSSKKQKQVVPDTLAKELQSKQGSTTSTRTRTKVQMQGVAVGRALDLTVLKGYKDLINELERMFETGGELSTREKWAVVFTDNEGDMMLLGDDPWPEFCKMVKKIFIYSSEEVKKMSTRCKLPTSSFEGEGTVVSMESEHKSNA from the exons ATGGCTCATGCTGAAAGAG GTGATGATCTGTATACAGAGCTATGGAAGGCATGTGCAGGGCCATTGGTGGATGTCCCAAAGGCTGGAGAGAGAGTTTTTTACTTCCCTCAAGGTCACATGGAACAA TTAGAAGCATCAACAAATCAAGAACTGAACCAGCAAATCCCACGGTTTAATCTTCCTCCTAAGATCCTTTGTCGTGTCGTAAACATTCAACTGCTG GCTGAACAGGACACGGATGAGGTTTATGCTCAGATTACTCTGCACCCAGAAGTAGAT CAAACCAAACCTACAAGTCCAGACCCTTGCCCACCCGAGCCGGCAAAGCAAACAGTTCATTCCTTTTGCAAAATTCTAACAGCTTCTGATACTAGCACCCATGGAGGTTTCTCTGTTCTCCGAAAGCATGCAACTGAATGCTTGCCTCCTTTG GACATGAGCCAAGCAACGCCTACTCAGGAACTGGCTGCCAGAGATCTTCATGGCTATGAGTGGCGGTTCAAGCATATATTTAGAG GTCAACCACGGAGGCATTTGCTTACAACAGGATGGAGCACATTTGTCACTTCCAAAAGACTGGTAGCAGGAGATTCTTTTGTGTTTCTTAG AGGTGAAAATGGGGAATTGCGAGTTGGGCTTCGGCGTCTTGCTCGTCAGCAAAGCTCCATTCCGTCATCTGTGATATCCAGCCAAAGCATGCATTTAGGAGTGCTTGCGACTGCCTCTCATGCTGTTTTGACACAGACTCTCTTTGTTGTGTACTACAAGCCAAG GACGAACCAGTATATCATTGGGCTGAACAAATATCTGGAGGCTGTTAAGAATGGATTTTCTGTTGGTATGCGCTTCAAGATGAGATTTGAGGGAGAGGATACTCCTGAGAGAAG GTTCACAGGCACCATAGTTGGAGTTGGAGATATTTCTTCAGAGTGGTCTGGTTCTACATGGCGGTCGTTGAAG ATTCAATGGGATGAACCAGCAACAATTCAAAGGCCAGAGAGAGTTTCTCCATGGGACATAGAGCCTTTTGCAGCTCCTGCTTCCCCAAATCTTACTCAACAGGTGGTGAAGGGCAAAAGGCCCCGATCTGTGGATATTCCTACATCTG AGATCACAACAAATTCAGCTGCTTCAGCTTTCTGGTACCATGGACCAACCCAATCTCGTGAGTTAGTCCAACTAGGGAGTATTGCTGAAGTCCAAAGCTCTGAAAGCCATGTCTGGTCTATGAGGCAAAAGGAAATTGATAGCAATCTCAATAATAGCGGTGGCTGTAACTCAAGGGCACGACCAGAAGGAATCTGGCCTTCTTCATCTCACATGAACGTATCCCTCAACTTTTTTCCAGATTCAGTAGGGGACAACAAATGTGCTAAAACACAGTCTATTATCTCTGGTGTTGCCTCTTCTATATCATCAAGGCAAAGCAATGGCCTGATAAATGAGCAGCTGGAGAGGGGGAGAAAGTTCGAGAACTCTGTAGGTTGCCGGTTGTTTGGAATTGATCTGACAAGTAACTCTGGCATTGCTGCTGCTCCAGAGAAGGAACCTGCATATCCAATTGTTGATTATAATGGAACCAAAGGACTTGTTCCAGCTTCAAGTGAGGCTGAGAAGGCTCAAACCATGGATGTTTCAATGTCCTCAAAAAAACAGAAGCAAGTTGTACCAGACACTTTGGCAAAGGAGTTACAAAGCAAGCAAGGCTCCACAACCTCCACGAGAACTCGTACCAAG GTGCAAATGCAAGGGGTTGCTGTCGGCCGTGCTCTTGATTTAACTGTGTTGAAGGGGTACAAGGATCTCATAAATGAGCTGGAGAGAATGTTTGAAACTGGAGGAGAACTTTCCACGCGTGAAAAATGGGCTGTTGTGTTTACAGATAATGAGGGTGATATGATGCTCTTGGGCGATGATCCATGGCC TGAGTTCTGTAAGATGGTGAAGAAGATTTTCATATATTCAAGTGAGGAAGTAAAGAAGATGAGCACAAGATGCAAGCTTCCTACATCTTCTTTCGAGGGCGAAGGGACTGTTGTAAGCATGGAGTCGGAGCACAAGTCTAATGCATGA
- the LOC118041236 gene encoding uncharacterized protein At4g00950, with product MESEAEEEPRFTPPRSLLIPKPRAYGPGQSPERSGTLTPPLHTSASVPFRWEEEPGKPRDCTTLISRPIDFPQKCLELPPRLLIETLPSPTTVLDSPYTGRSSRFQSSSFRIIRSRSSRFQSSSFRITGSREYNYGSFRRRWSPERGQLGTIAPSKRRVKEKGGFLGSWSWGRRDLKGNREAGGGSYVFPSSGDREAADQSSNEEEEMVSSSDKVKMTTMRRSGSFSAVSNARSQFWAGIYEGLKHVVGWRRKKLKKDHGYVKCRVDMPN from the exons ATGGAATCGGAGGCAGAAGAAGAGCCACGCTTCACACCACCAAGGTCACTGCTAATACCAAAACCACGTGCATATGGACCTGGACAGTCACCGGAGAGGTCAGGGACACTGACCCCACCACTCCACACTTCAGCATCTGTCCCATTTCGGTGGGAGGAAGAGCCTGGCAAACCCAGGGATTGCACCACCCTGATCTCCAGGCCCATAGACTTCCCACAAAAGTGCCTAGAGTTACCTCCGAGGCTGTTAATAGAAACCCTACCTTCACCCACCACAGTCTTGGATAGTCCTTACACGGGGAGGTCATCAAGATTCCAGTCTTCTTCGTTTAGAATAATCAGATCAAGGTCATCAAGATTTCAGTCTTCTTCGTTTAGAATAACCGGATCAAGGGAATATAATTACGGGTCCTTTCGCAGGCGTTGGAGTCCCGAGAGGGGTCAGCTTGGCACCATAGCTCCTAGCAAGAGGAGAGTCAAGGAGAAAGGCGGGTTTTTGGGTTCTTGGAGTTGGGGAAGGAGGGATTTGAAGGGTAATAGAGAGGCTGGTGGGGGTAGTTATGTCTTTCCATCTTCGGGTGATAGAGAAGCTGCCGATCAAAGCAGCAATGAGGAGGAAGAGATGGTCAGTAGCAGCGACAAAGTCAAGATGACAACCATGAGAAGGTCAGGGAGTTTTTCTGCTGTGTCCAATGCCAGGTCTCAATTCTGG GCGGGTATTTATGAGGGCTTGAAGCACGTCGTGGGATGGAGGCGTAAGAAACTGAAGAAAGACCACGGGTATGTGAAGTGCAGGGTGGACATGCCCAATTAA